A window of the Deltaproteobacteria bacterium genome harbors these coding sequences:
- a CDS encoding M23 family metallopeptidase, giving the protein MRGLLRIPLWWVAFFALLVSPCYGGGWVQVNWSPLELRQGEALYVEVKTETEVSSIEGDLDGTPIFFYEREGSGLAGIVGVDLATSPGLHPLRVRVDDLEGRPFEGVFQVKVRKGEFGVQRLTLPKEMVELKGEILRRVLEENRKVKEILLRIRQEKFWHYPFIRPVDGPITGAFGLRRILNGKPRSPHSGVDIGAPLGSEVGSCNDGIVVFSHELYLCGKTLIIDHGFGLYSIYMHLAEIWVREGEKVKVGDVIGLVGATGRVTGPHLHWGMRLMGARIDPFSLLRLP; this is encoded by the coding sequence ATGAGGGGGTTGCTGCGTATTCCGCTATGGTGGGTTGCCTTCTTTGCTCTCCTTGTTTCTCCCTGTTATGGGGGGGGATGGGTCCAGGTCAATTGGTCTCCTCTGGAATTGAGACAAGGGGAGGCCCTCTACGTGGAGGTGAAGACCGAGACAGAGGTTTCCTCCATCGAGGGTGACTTAGATGGGACCCCTATCTTCTTCTATGAACGGGAAGGGAGCGGCCTTGCAGGTATAGTGGGGGTGGATCTGGCCACCTCCCCAGGCCTGCATCCCCTCAGGGTGAGGGTAGACGACCTCGAAGGAAGACCCTTTGAGGGGGTTTTTCAGGTGAAAGTGCGGAAGGGGGAGTTCGGAGTTCAAAGGCTTACGCTACCCAAGGAGATGGTGGAGTTGAAGGGGGAGATCTTGAGAAGGGTCCTGGAGGAGAATAGAAAGGTCAAGGAGATCTTGCTCAGGATCCGGCAGGAGAAGTTTTGGCACTATCCTTTTATTAGGCCTGTGGATGGGCCGATAACGGGCGCCTTTGGTCTGCGCAGGATCCTTAACGGGAAGCCCCGTTCCCCCCATAGCGGGGTGGATATAGGGGCCCCTTTGGGGAGCGAGGTGGGCTCATGCAACGATGGTATAGTGGTCTTTTCCCATGAGTTGTACTTATGCGGGAAGACCCTTATAATAGACCATGGTTTTGGTTTATATTCTATTTACATGCACTTGGCTGAGATCTGGGTGAGAGAGGGGGAAAAGGTAAAGGTAGGTGATGTCATAGGCCTGGTGGGGGCCACTGGGCGGGTGACAGGGCCACACCTTCATTGGGGGATGCGATTGATGGGGGCGAGGATAGATCCCTTTTCCTTATTGAGGTTACCGTGA
- the xseB gene encoding exodeoxyribonuclease VII small subunit: MGEKGFEEALKELEEIVNRLERGDLPLEEALGLFEEGVKLSRYCHKKLDEAQRRVEILLKDEEGKMVPQPFEPSEGDEE; the protein is encoded by the coding sequence ATGGGTGAAAAGGGTTTTGAGGAGGCATTGAAGGAGCTGGAGGAGATAGTGAATCGCTTGGAGAGGGGAGATTTACCCCTGGAGGAGGCCTTAGGGCTCTTTGAGGAAGGGGTTAAACTCTCCCGATATTGCCACAAAAAGCTGGATGAGGCGCAGAGGAGGGTGGAGATACTCCTCAAAGATGAGGAGGGGAAGATGGTGCCCCAGCCCTTTGAGCCCAGTGAGGGGGATGAGGAGTAG
- a CDS encoding polyprenyl synthetase family protein translates to MDVRDYLREKRLQIDTALEQFLPSETEYPSSLYRAMRYSIFAGGKRLRPILAIAAYEALEGEGDRIIPYACALEMIHTYSLIHDDLPAMDDDDYRRGKPTSHRVFGEALAILAGDALLTEAFGLMTRPQFMEDLDSGMVIQVINELSGAAGVQGMVGGQVVDVESEGKEVDFATVQWIHLHKTGALIIASVRTGGWLGGAGEREMAALTQYGEGIGLAFQIMDDILDVEGDEADLGKKVKVDQERGKVTYPAFIGVKRSKAKAKELIGRGLTALEIFDNKADPLRGIARFILERRS, encoded by the coding sequence ATGGATGTCAGGGATTATCTCAGGGAGAAGCGGTTGCAAATAGATACTGCCCTGGAGCAGTTCCTCCCCTCTGAAACTGAATACCCCTCTTCTTTATACAGGGCCATGCGCTACAGCATCTTTGCGGGTGGCAAAAGGTTGCGCCCTATCCTCGCCATCGCTGCCTATGAGGCCTTGGAAGGGGAGGGTGATAGAATCATCCCTTACGCCTGTGCCTTGGAGATGATCCATACCTATTCCTTGATCCATGATGACCTCCCGGCCATGGATGACGACGATTATCGGCGCGGCAAGCCCACCAGCCATCGTGTCTTTGGGGAGGCCTTGGCCATCTTGGCCGGAGATGCCCTCTTGACCGAGGCCTTCGGTTTGATGACCAGACCGCAGTTCATGGAGGATTTGGACAGTGGGATGGTTATCCAGGTGATCAATGAATTATCAGGGGCAGCAGGGGTGCAGGGGATGGTAGGAGGACAAGTGGTCGATGTAGAATCTGAGGGGAAAGAGGTGGATTTTGCCACTGTGCAGTGGATCCATCTACACAAGACAGGGGCCCTCATCATCGCCTCTGTCCGAACTGGGGGGTGGTTAGGGGGGGCTGGGGAGAGGGAGATGGCAGCCCTCACCCAATATGGGGAGGGTATTGGTCTGGCCTTCCAGATAATGGATGATATCCTGGATGTGGAGGGGGATGAGGCAGATTTGGGCAAAAAGGTTAAAGTGGATCAGGAAAGGGGAAAAGTTACCTATCCCGCCTTCATAGGGGTGAAAAGGTCCAAGGCCAAGGCAAAAGAACTCATTGGGAGGGGCCTTACGGCCCTGGAGATATTCGACAACAAGGCAGACCCCCTGAGGGGTATCGCCCGCTTTATCTTGGAGAGGAGGTCTTAG
- a CDS encoding exodeoxyribonuclease VII large subunit, whose protein sequence is MDLFERRILTVSQLTAGIKDLLETHFDEVWVEGEISNLRCPPSGHLYFTLKDENSQIRAVIFKMQVRYLRFDLEDGLQVVCWGRVGIYEKRGEYQLILDYVEPKGIGSLQLAFEQLKERLAKEGLFDEARKRSLPLLPRKIGIVTSPTGAAIRDILNVLHRRFENIGVVLYPVKVQGEGAAEEIAQGIGYLGEEGEVDVIIVGRGGGSLEDLWAFNDEVVARGIFHSPVPVISAIGHETDFTIADFVADMRAPTPSAAAEMVVREKRDLLRVIDDLEERMEREMDHLLNRKREEVRGAEGRVKDPRRRMEEFRLRLDECWGRLATAVLRTWRENRERAEGVSHLFFSQDPLHEIESLRDGFRQRTRGVIGGICNILSSKRKGWEKEVARLDAMSPLAILKRGYSITRRLPDGMILRDVQEVEVKGMVEVRLHRGEIICRVQGKG, encoded by the coding sequence ATGGATCTGTTCGAGAGGAGAATCCTGACAGTAAGCCAGCTCACCGCGGGGATCAAGGACCTTTTGGAGACCCATTTCGACGAGGTATGGGTGGAGGGGGAGATCTCCAACCTGAGGTGTCCCCCCTCAGGGCATCTCTATTTCACCCTGAAGGATGAAAACAGCCAGATCAGGGCGGTGATCTTCAAGATGCAGGTTCGTTACCTGCGCTTTGACCTGGAGGATGGCCTGCAGGTGGTCTGTTGGGGGAGGGTGGGGATCTATGAGAAGAGGGGGGAATATCAGTTAATCCTTGACTACGTGGAGCCAAAAGGGATAGGTTCCCTGCAGCTCGCCTTTGAGCAATTGAAGGAGAGGCTGGCTAAGGAGGGGCTCTTTGATGAGGCCCGTAAAAGGTCCCTTCCGCTTCTGCCCAGGAAGATCGGGATCGTCACCTCCCCAACGGGGGCAGCCATCCGGGATATATTGAATGTTTTGCACAGGAGGTTTGAGAATATAGGGGTGGTCCTCTACCCTGTTAAGGTTCAGGGGGAGGGGGCAGCGGAGGAGATCGCTCAGGGGATTGGGTACCTCGGCGAAGAAGGGGAGGTGGATGTCATCATCGTGGGCAGAGGAGGAGGGTCTTTGGAGGACCTATGGGCCTTTAACGATGAGGTGGTGGCTAGGGGCATCTTTCACTCCCCTGTCCCTGTCATCTCGGCAATAGGGCACGAGACCGACTTCACCATTGCCGATTTTGTGGCGGATATGCGCGCCCCCACCCCATCAGCGGCAGCGGAGATGGTGGTGCGAGAGAAGAGGGATCTGCTCAGGGTGATCGATGACCTAGAGGAAAGGATGGAAAGGGAGATGGATCACCTCCTCAACCGCAAAAGGGAGGAGGTGAGAGGAGCAGAGGGGAGGGTCAAGGATCCTCGCCGGAGGATGGAAGAGTTCCGTCTGAGACTGGATGAGTGCTGGGGTCGTCTCGCCACCGCTGTGCTCAGGACCTGGAGGGAGAACAGGGAGAGGGCCGAGGGGGTTTCCCATCTCTTCTTCTCCCAGGACCCCTTGCATGAGATAGAATCCCTCCGGGATGGCTTCAGACAAAGGACCAGGGGGGTGATAGGGGGCATCTGTAATATCTTAAGTTCCAAAAGGAAGGGATGGGAAAAGGAGGTGGCCAGGTTGGATGCCATGAGTCCCCTGGCCATCTTGAAGAGGGGATATAGCATCACCAGGCGCCTTCCGGATGGTATGATCCTCAGGGATGTCCAAGAGGTAGAGGTAAAGGGTATGGTGGAGGTGAGGCTACATCGAGGTGAGATCATCTGCCGGGTGCAGGGCAAGGGATGA